The Edaphobacter sp. 12200R-103 genome contains a region encoding:
- a CDS encoding helicase HerA-like C-terminal domain-containing protein, producing MAEMPMIAKGSGELYLLPALSNRHGLVAGATGTGKTVTLQVMAERFSSIGVPVFAADVKGDLSGISQPGKNSPKFDERVKTMGLGDWTFSGAPVIFWDVFGKEGHPVRTTVSEMGPLLMSRILNLNETQTGVLTLVFKIADDNGLLLLDMKDLTAMLQHVSEHAKEYQTNYGNISAASIGAIQRGLVALGQQGGDQFFGEPALNIEDLLQTDASGKGVINILAADKLLESPQLYATFLLWLMSELFEKLPEVGDPEKPKLVFFFDEAHLLFNDLPSVLQSRIEQVVRLIRSKGVGVFFVTQNPIDIPETVLGQLGNRVQHALRAFSPRDQKAVKSAAQTFRSNPKLNVEEVITQLGVGEALVSLLDEKGIPGVVERAMICPPHSQIGPITPEQRAAIIKSSVVAGVYETCVDRESAYEKLKGKVAASTAAAAPAGGGSNAGTVPKEGGWLEAAGNVLGGVMGGGAGSRRGDTVVEAMVKSAARTMGSTVGRQIVRGVLGSLLGGTSSRRR from the coding sequence ATGGCTGAGATGCCAATGATCGCGAAGGGTTCTGGGGAGCTGTATCTTTTACCGGCGCTGTCGAACCGTCATGGCCTGGTCGCCGGTGCTACGGGGACGGGCAAGACGGTGACCCTGCAGGTAATGGCGGAGCGGTTCAGCTCTATTGGGGTGCCCGTGTTTGCCGCTGACGTGAAGGGTGATCTTTCGGGCATCAGCCAGCCGGGCAAGAACTCACCGAAGTTCGATGAACGTGTAAAGACAATGGGCCTGGGGGATTGGACCTTCTCGGGCGCTCCCGTCATCTTCTGGGATGTTTTCGGCAAGGAAGGGCACCCGGTCAGGACGACGGTCAGCGAGATGGGACCGCTGCTGATGAGCCGCATCCTCAACCTGAATGAGACCCAGACAGGCGTCCTTACGCTGGTCTTCAAGATCGCCGATGACAATGGACTGCTTCTGCTGGATATGAAGGATCTGACGGCGATGCTGCAGCACGTTTCGGAGCACGCGAAGGAGTATCAGACCAACTACGGCAATATCTCGGCCGCCAGTATCGGCGCCATTCAGCGCGGTCTGGTCGCGCTCGGCCAGCAGGGAGGCGATCAGTTCTTCGGAGAACCTGCTCTCAATATCGAGGATCTTCTTCAGACCGATGCCAGCGGCAAAGGAGTGATCAACATTCTTGCCGCAGATAAGCTGCTTGAATCGCCGCAGCTGTATGCGACCTTTCTTCTGTGGCTGATGAGCGAGTTGTTTGAAAAGCTGCCAGAGGTCGGCGACCCGGAGAAACCGAAGCTCGTCTTCTTCTTTGACGAGGCTCATCTGCTCTTCAACGATCTCCCCTCGGTCTTACAGTCCCGCATCGAGCAGGTGGTGCGGCTGATCCGTTCCAAGGGCGTGGGGGTCTTCTTCGTGACGCAGAACCCCATCGATATTCCGGAGACGGTTCTGGGGCAGCTGGGAAATCGTGTGCAGCATGCGCTGCGCGCCTTCTCGCCAAGGGATCAGAAGGCGGTGAAGTCCGCGGCGCAGACGTTCCGGTCGAATCCGAAGTTGAACGTGGAAGAGGTAATTACACAACTTGGTGTAGGCGAAGCGCTCGTTTCTCTGCTGGACGAGAAGGGGATTCCAGGCGTGGTGGAACGCGCGATGATCTGTCCTCCGCACAGTCAGATTGGGCCAATTACTCCGGAACAGCGAGCCGCGATTATCAAGTCTTCCGTCGTGGCTGGAGTCTATGAGACATGTGTGGACCGTGAGTCAGCGTACGAGAAGTTGAAGGGCAAAGTCGCAGCGTCGACGGCTGCGGCTGCTCCAGCCGGAGGTGGTTCAAACGCAGGCACCGTTCCGAAGGAGGGCGGCTGGCTGGAAGCTGCTGGCAACGTCCTCGGAGGTGTTATGGGAGGCGGTGCGGGCTCTCGCCGGGGGGACACAGTTGTTGAGGCGATGGTCAAGAGCGCCGCTCGCACGATGGGCAGCACGGTGGGGCGTCAGATCGTTCGCGGTGTGCTGGGATCGCTTCTCGGCGGAACTTCAAGCCGGCGTCGTTAA
- a CDS encoding alpha-L-fucosidase, with the protein MRLRTLNLLCLLFAASILTPAAPTRAQSFPDVKPSPAQLEWQDLEVGVIFHFSTNTFLNREWGDGTASPSVFNPAHVDTDQWMEAAKAGGAKYAVLVAKHHDGFALFPSAHTDYSVKASPWMNGKGDLVRLASDSAHKAGLGFGVYLSPWDRHDPRYLDPKAYDKYYLSQLTELATHYGPLTEFWLDGAGSEGRTYDFDKIVQRLRTYQPNTVVFADTELYKNADARWVGSESGTVPYENWNVIDRAGYLRWRPVEADTPLRKMHWFWHPNDESSLLSVDELLDIYTKTVGRGAQLMLGLAPDNTGRLPEVDVKRLHEFGDALKRIYSDNLAQKAQNINNDPSSAAFDNDPSTFWSAPERHATLELHFGKPVTFDRTVTMEWLNEGQRIEEYSIEAWQSGSWKQLAHAYAIGHKKIDLFPAVTTQQVRLRLLSTVGSAAIREFQLYDGRNKASASSK; encoded by the coding sequence ATGCGACTGCGAACTCTCAACCTCCTCTGCCTGCTGTTTGCCGCCTCCATCCTTACTCCCGCAGCCCCGACCCGGGCGCAGAGCTTCCCCGACGTCAAACCCAGCCCGGCACAACTGGAGTGGCAGGACCTTGAAGTCGGCGTCATCTTCCACTTCTCGACAAACACCTTTCTCAATCGCGAATGGGGCGACGGCACAGCCTCTCCCTCAGTCTTCAATCCCGCACACGTCGACACCGACCAGTGGATGGAAGCCGCCAAGGCAGGCGGAGCGAAGTACGCCGTCCTCGTCGCAAAGCACCACGACGGCTTCGCGCTCTTTCCCAGCGCCCACACGGACTACTCCGTCAAAGCAAGCCCGTGGATGAACGGCAAGGGAGACCTCGTCCGGCTCGCCTCCGATTCGGCCCACAAAGCCGGCCTGGGCTTCGGCGTCTATCTCTCCCCCTGGGACAGGCACGATCCACGCTATCTCGACCCCAAGGCATACGACAAGTACTATCTGTCGCAGCTAACGGAGCTGGCCACACACTACGGTCCTCTCACCGAGTTCTGGCTGGATGGCGCAGGCTCCGAAGGACGAACCTACGACTTCGACAAGATCGTGCAGCGGCTTCGCACCTATCAGCCGAATACGGTCGTATTCGCCGACACCGAACTCTACAAGAACGCCGATGCGCGCTGGGTGGGTTCCGAAAGTGGCACGGTGCCGTACGAAAACTGGAACGTGATCGATCGCGCAGGCTATCTGCGCTGGCGGCCGGTTGAAGCTGACACGCCTCTGCGCAAGATGCACTGGTTCTGGCATCCGAACGACGAGTCTTCCCTTCTCAGCGTCGACGAACTCCTCGACATCTACACCAAGACGGTAGGCCGCGGCGCTCAGCTCATGCTCGGCCTTGCGCCGGATAATACGGGACGCCTGCCTGAGGTTGATGTAAAGCGCCTGCACGAGTTCGGCGATGCTCTGAAGCGCATTTATAGCGATAATCTTGCGCAAAAAGCGCAGAACATCAACAACGATCCTTCAAGTGCCGCATTCGATAACGATCCATCCACCTTCTGGTCTGCACCTGAGCGTCACGCTACGTTGGAGCTGCACTTCGGCAAGCCCGTCACCTTTGACCGCACCGTTACGATGGAGTGGCTCAATGAAGGCCAGCGGATCGAGGAGTATAGCATCGAAGCCTGGCAAAGCGGATCCTGGAAACAGTTGGCGCACGCCTACGCTATCGGACATAAGAAGATCGATCTCTTTCCCGCGGTTACAACCCAGCAGGTACGGCTCAGGCTACTGTCTACCGTAGGCTCGGCAGCTATACGAGAGTTTCAGCTCTATGATGGACGCAACAAGGCCTCCGCCTCCTCAAAATAA
- a CDS encoding alpha-L-fucosidase — translation MKLTRRQALQLLAASAPAFALQPRTALAASLPIASGPFRGTRESLSAYRIPAWFADAKFGIWSHWGPQSGVEDGDWYARNMYIQGSPQYEYHLKTYGHPSKVGYKDLIPKFKAERWDPEHLMDLYVKAGARYFLSMGVHHDNFDLWNSKYQPRWNSVATGPKRDIVGLWKSAARKRGLRFGVSEHLSNSYDWLAPSHTSDSTGSLAGVPYDGTLKAYSDLYHDYSGEPADFAKKAQAMGRVAPDRWKLRYFNRIKDLIDQHQPDLLYTDGGIPFEEYGLSLVAELYNVSASKHGGAVEAVYTSKTASDCTTGTCALDRERGVLDDISAHPWQTDTCIGQWHYKRGIQYKSAKKVIDLLVDIVSKNGNLLLNFPLPNTGELDKDELVTLTGITSWMRVNSEGIYETRPWKVYGEGPSTKVVIPKNGKEFDPNEGKKPDLTSADIRFTTKGPALYAFVQGWPQQQSVVIHSLGTRSPHAVKVHRAGILGHAQNLRFNQQADGLHIVLPSTPPATAGIGFTLKLITA, via the coding sequence ATGAAACTTACTAGACGCCAGGCCCTGCAGCTTCTCGCTGCCAGCGCTCCCGCATTTGCTCTCCAGCCTCGCACAGCACTTGCTGCCTCCCTGCCGATAGCCTCAGGTCCTTTCCGCGGAACGCGCGAATCACTCTCGGCCTATCGGATTCCGGCGTGGTTTGCAGATGCCAAATTCGGAATCTGGTCGCACTGGGGCCCTCAGTCCGGTGTGGAAGACGGCGACTGGTACGCGCGCAATATGTACATCCAGGGCTCACCGCAGTATGAGTACCATCTGAAGACCTACGGGCATCCGTCCAAGGTCGGCTACAAAGACCTGATCCCGAAGTTTAAAGCCGAACGCTGGGACCCGGAACATCTGATGGATCTCTACGTCAAGGCGGGAGCTCGCTATTTCCTCTCCATGGGCGTGCACCATGACAACTTCGATCTATGGAATTCGAAGTATCAGCCTCGCTGGAACTCTGTCGCCACAGGCCCGAAGCGGGATATCGTTGGGCTGTGGAAGAGCGCTGCACGCAAGCGAGGACTGCGTTTCGGTGTCTCCGAGCATCTCTCGAACTCCTACGACTGGCTGGCCCCGTCGCACACCAGCGACTCGACAGGTTCGCTCGCGGGCGTTCCCTACGATGGCACGTTGAAGGCTTATTCCGATCTCTATCACGACTACTCCGGCGAACCTGCCGACTTTGCGAAAAAGGCGCAGGCCATGGGCCGTGTCGCTCCCGATCGTTGGAAGCTGCGCTACTTCAACCGCATCAAAGATCTGATCGACCAGCATCAGCCCGATCTGCTCTACACCGACGGCGGCATCCCGTTTGAGGAGTATGGTCTCTCCCTTGTCGCGGAGCTCTACAACGTCAGCGCGTCGAAACATGGAGGTGCCGTCGAAGCGGTTTATACCAGCAAGACAGCCTCGGACTGCACCACCGGAACCTGCGCCCTCGATCGCGAGCGCGGTGTTCTCGATGACATCTCTGCACATCCATGGCAGACCGACACCTGCATCGGGCAGTGGCACTATAAACGCGGCATCCAATACAAATCCGCCAAGAAGGTTATCGACCTACTGGTCGATATCGTCAGCAAAAACGGAAATTTGTTGCTGAACTTTCCTTTGCCAAATACCGGAGAGCTTGACAAAGATGAGCTGGTTACTCTGACCGGTATTACCTCATGGATGCGGGTCAACAGCGAAGGCATCTATGAAACACGGCCCTGGAAGGTGTATGGCGAAGGCCCATCAACCAAAGTAGTCATTCCGAAGAATGGAAAAGAGTTCGATCCCAATGAGGGCAAGAAACCCGATCTGACGTCAGCCGACATTCGTTTCACCACAAAAGGCCCGGCACTCTACGCCTTCGTTCAAGGATGGCCACAGCAGCAGTCCGTTGTCATCCACTCTCTGGGTACGCGAAGCCCACATGCAGTAAAGGTCCATCGCGCCGGCATTCTCGGTCACGCACAGAACCTTCGGTTCAACCAGCAGGCCGACGGTCTGCATATTGTTCTTCCATCCACTCCACCGGCAACTGCAGGCATCGGCTTTACCTTAAAGCTCATTACGGCATAG
- a CDS encoding group III truncated hemoglobin, whose product MGPKPTEAEISNLVETFYDKVRRDPDIGPIFNAIVGDWPHHLATLKDFWSTLLLTTGRYKGDPMMTHLQLQLPLDPQHFERWLTLFAETANEVLPPAAAELAIRKSHRIAQNFQDGIAYQRAQGGLTAQ is encoded by the coding sequence ATGGGTCCAAAGCCGACTGAAGCTGAGATCTCGAACCTGGTTGAAACCTTCTATGACAAGGTCCGTCGCGATCCGGACATCGGCCCGATCTTCAACGCGATCGTCGGCGACTGGCCTCATCATCTGGCAACCCTGAAGGATTTCTGGTCCACGTTGCTACTGACGACCGGCCGCTACAAAGGCGATCCCATGATGACGCACCTTCAGCTTCAGCTTCCGCTTGATCCGCAGCACTTCGAGCGCTGGCTTACCCTTTTCGCCGAGACCGCAAACGAGGTCCTTCCTCCAGCAGCCGCAGAGCTGGCCATCCGCAAATCGCACCGCATCGCGCAGAACTTCCAGGATGGGATTGCATACCAGCGAGCGCAGGGCGGCCTTACGGCACAGTAG
- a CDS encoding DUF3309 family protein produces MILLLIILILLFGFGGYRMGPGLGYYGGGGLSLILTIVLILLLLKVI; encoded by the coding sequence ATGATCCTCCTTCTCATCATTCTAATTTTGCTCTTCGGCTTTGGCGGATATCGCATGGGGCCAGGCCTGGGATACTATGGCGGCGGCGGATTGAGCCTGATCCTCACAATCGTGCTGATCCTTCTTCTACTGAAGGTCATCTGA